A segment of the Acidobacteriota bacterium genome:
CCCGGAGATCGTCATACTCGCCGCTGCAAAGGTTGGCGGAATTCTTGCAAATAACACTCTCCGAGCCGAGTTCATCTACAACAACTTGATGATAGAGGCAAATGTTATTCATGCTGCGTTCAAGTACGGCGCCAAAAAGCTCATATTTTTGGGCAGTTCATGCATTTACCCGAAACTTGCCCCGCAGCCGATCGTTGAAGAGTGCCTTTTGACGGGCCCGTTGGAACCGACAAATGAACCCTACGCAATCGCAAAGATCGCCGGTATCAAGCTCTGCGAAAGCTATCACCTTCAGTACGGATGCGATTTCTTCTCGCTCATGCCAACAAATCTCTATGGGATCAACGACAACTTTGACCTAAATGGATCACACGTCATACCTGCGTTGATCCGAAAGTTTCACGATGCCAAAATGAAAGACGCCGATAAAGTGGAGGTTTGGGGTAGCGGCACTCCAAGACGCGAGTTCTTGTTCGTGGATGACCTGGCTGATGCGGTGGTTTTTCTTATGGAAAACACGGATGCTAGCAAGATTCATGGGCAGAACATATCGCATTTGAACATTGGCAGTGGTTTCGATATCACGATCGCTGAGCTTGCGGAATTAGTAAAGAAGACGGTCTGCTTTTCAGGGAATATTCGTTTCGATAAGGAAGAGCCGGACGGTACACCCCGAAAATTATTGGACGTCTCGAGGCTAAATAACATGGGTTGGAAACACAAGACTGGACTTGAGGAAGGATTGCGGCTGACTTATGACTGGTATTTGTCGACACAGAGAAGCGAGATATCCATACCGTTTGCAAAATAGATGAAAAAGGCACTTATCACTGGAATTACCGGCCAAGACGGTAGTTATTTGACCGAGATCTTGTTGGACAAGGGATACGAGGTGCATGGGATCATTCGTAAATCCAGCTCGTTTAATACTGGTCGGATCGATCATCTCTACCGCGACCCGGAAATATTGAATAAACGGCTCTTTCTTCATTATGGCGACCTAATCGATCCGAGCAGCCTGAACCGTTTACTTGAAAAGGTCGTTCCGGACGAGATATACAATCTTGCTGCACAGAGCCACGTAAAGGTTTCCTTCGACATCCCGGACTATACTGCACAAGTTGACGCTCTCGGAACCTTAAGGTTTTTGGACGCAATTCGGGAGACAGGTTTGCGACAAACCAAATTTTACCAGGCTTCAACATCTGAACTCTTTGGAAAGGTTCAGGAGGTGCCGCAGACCGAGTCAACACCTTTCTATCCTCGGTCCCCGTACGGTATCGCAAAGCTTTTTGCATATTGGACCATCGTCAATTATCGAGAGGCATACAATGTTTTTGCCAGCAACGGCATTCTCTTCAATCACGAATCGCCACGCCGGGGGAATACATTCGTCACCAAAAAGATCACGCGTGAGATTGCAAAGATCATCGCCGGGCAGTCGAACAAACTGTATCTAGGCAATCTCGATGCAAAGCGCGATTGGGGATTCGCTCCTGAATATTGTGAAGGAATGTGGAGGATAATGCAGCACTCCGTGGCCGAAGACTTCGTTCTTGCCACAGGCGAGACGCATACGGTCCGTGAGTTTGTTGAAACGGCCTTTGCGAACGTCGGCATCGAGATCGCCTGGACGGGAAGTGGTTCCGATGAAAAGGGAGTTGTTCGAACGATCGACTCGTCGATATTAGAGGTCCAGTCCGGAACAGAAAAAGCTCACGTTCGCGTGAACGACATTCTTGTAGAATTGAGCGGTTCATATCTCCGTCCGACCGAGGTCGACCTCCTGATCGGCGACTCGTCGAAAGCAGAACGAGTACTTGGCTGGCGATCGAAAACACATTTTCAGGAACTCGTTCGAATAATGGCCGATGCCGATTGTGATGCGATCCGAAACGGTCGGGCC
Coding sequences within it:
- the gmd gene encoding GDP-mannose 4,6-dehydratase, coding for MKKALITGITGQDGSYLTEILLDKGYEVHGIIRKSSSFNTGRIDHLYRDPEILNKRLFLHYGDLIDPSSLNRLLEKVVPDEIYNLAAQSHVKVSFDIPDYTAQVDALGTLRFLDAIRETGLRQTKFYQASTSELFGKVQEVPQTESTPFYPRSPYGIAKLFAYWTIVNYREAYNVFASNGILFNHESPRRGNTFVTKKITREIAKIIAGQSNKLYLGNLDAKRDWGFAPEYCEGMWRIMQHSVAEDFVLATGETHTVREFVETAFANVGIEIAWTGSGSDEKGVVRTIDSSILEVQSGTEKAHVRVNDILVELSGSYLRPTEVDLLIGDSSKAERVLGWRSKTHFQELVRIMADADCDAIRNGRADI
- a CDS encoding GDP-L-fucose synthase; its protein translation is MEPCEKNIYVAGANGMVGSAISRRLMQAGCKNILSAPSSDLDLTDQASVDAFFDLNSPEIVILAAAKVGGILANNTLRAEFIYNNLMIEANVIHAAFKYGAKKLIFLGSSCIYPKLAPQPIVEECLLTGPLEPTNEPYAIAKIAGIKLCESYHLQYGCDFFSLMPTNLYGINDNFDLNGSHVIPALIRKFHDAKMKDADKVEVWGSGTPRREFLFVDDLADAVVFLMENTDASKIHGQNISHLNIGSGFDITIAELAELVKKTVCFSGNIRFDKEEPDGTPRKLLDVSRLNNMGWKHKTGLEEGLRLTYDWYLSTQRSEISIPFAK